From the genome of Podospora pseudoanserina strain CBS 124.78 chromosome 7 map unlocalized CBS124.78p_7.2, whole genome shotgun sequence, one region includes:
- the BNA5_2 gene encoding Kynureninase (L-kynurenine hydrolase) (COG:E; EggNog:ENOG503NUB7), with product MTSAPVLPAGAAGSGNARERARQLDRDDELGFLRDEFNIPTKGQIASTSLPKGSSANNNDSDTTTKCIYLCGNSLGLQPRRTQTRLSQYLSTWATQGVQGHFKPLTNSPLPTWLDVDERAAEMIAPIVGAHVSEVAIMQTLTANLHLLMSAFYKPDANKRHKIILESKAFPSDHFAVETQLRHHGLDASKSMVLLKSERSRDNILTTEEICGVIDLHKEDAFLLLLPGIQYYTGQLFDIETITAYAKERGIFVIWDLAHAVGNVELRLHEWGVDAAAWCSYKYLNGGRGVLGGCFAVTKLITDERPEEGYNHRLAGWWGNDKKSRFGMENRFHPVKGAAGFQLSNPSVLDITSLCASLEVFEQAGGMGKLREKSLRLTKFLEEQLEGMGKEEKGLFRVITPLDPKQRGAQLSLGLGSGLLEGVMKELERQGVIVDERRPDVIRVAPAPLYNGFEDVVGFVEAFGEALRVARRERDAF from the exons ATGACTTCAGCTCCCGTTCTtcccgccggcgccgccgggAGTGGAAATGCGAGGGAGCGAGCACGTCAGCTGGACCGGGATGATGAACTCGGGTTCTTGAGGGACGAGTTCAACATCCCGACAAAGGGACAAATCGCGAGCACCTCGTTACCCAAGGGTTCCTCAG CCAATAACAATGACAGCgacacaacaaccaagtGCATCTACCTCTGCGGCAACTCTTTGGGTCTCCAACCCAGACGCACTCAAACCCGTCTCTCCCAGTACCTCTCCACCTGGGCCACCCAAGGCGTCCAAGGGCACTTTAAACCGCTGACCAACTCCCCCTTGCCAACATGGCTCGACGTCGACGAGCGAGCAGCCGAGATGATCGCCCCCATCGTGGGAGCTCACGTCTCCGAGGTCGCAATCATGCAGACTCTGACTGCGaatctccatcttctcatgTCTGCGTTCTACAAGCCTGATGCGAACAAGCGGCACAAGATCATCCTGGAGAGCAAGGCTTTCCCTAGCGATCACTTTGCCGTGGAGACACAGCTTCGTCATCATGGGTTGGATGCGAGCAAATCAATGGTTTTGCTCAAGTCGGAGAGGTCGAGGGATAATATCTTGACTACGGAGGAGATCTGTGGGGTTATTGACCTGCATAAAGAGGACgcgtttttgttgttgttgccgggGATTCAGTACTACACTGGGCAGCTGTTTGATATTGAGACTATCACTGCGTATgcgaaggagagggggattTTTGTCATTTGGGATCTGGCACATGCGGTTGGGAATGTGGAGTTGAGGCTTCATgagtggggggttgatgctgCGGCTTGGTGCTCGTACAAGTATTTGAATGGGGGCCGGGGTGTATTGGGGGGATGTTT TGCTGTGACGAAGCTTATTACTGATGagaggccggaggaggggtataATCACCGGTTggctgggtggtgggggaatgATAAGAAGAGTCGGTTTGGGATGGAGAATAGATTCCATCCTGTCAAGGGGGCCGCGGGGTTCCAGTTGAGTAATCCTAGTGTGCTGGATATTACTAGTTTGTGTGCGAGCTTGGAGGTTTTTGAGCAGgcgggtgggatggggaagttgagggagaagagttTGAGGCTGACGaagtttttggaggagcagttagaggggatggggaaggaggagaaggggttgttcAGGGTTATTACGCCTTTGGATCCGAAGCAGAGGGGGGCGCAGCTtagcttggggttggggagtgggttgcttgagggggtgatgaaggagctggagaggcaAGGGGTGATTGTTGATGAAAGGAGACCGGATGTCATTAGGGTTGCGCCAGCGCCGTTGTATAATGGGTTTGAGGATGTGGTTGGATTTGTGGAGGCTTTTGGGGAGGCCTTGAGAGTGGccaggagagagagggatgCGTTTTGA
- a CDS encoding uncharacterized protein (EggNog:ENOG503P48Z; COG:S) translates to MYTYDTSYEAVQGAVRRGCTWCGELNRLIKMLGYPPGGTTVTVFVGLDNVDNHSWTPRQSQLEVRVVINGKGITNLYHIYTVAGDPAAVHFAAREQITDLCTPESFALARECIDNCVKFHADCQSPDLFTLLPDRVIDCSDPSNPRLILTHGTQPGLYITLSYVWGIDQPLKLTTSNIEEIVGHGIPISSLPRTIRDAIFVTHSLKHRYLWVDALCIIQDSDADKLKQICQMSRIYRESYLTIIAASAATSREGFLRQTRRQRNPSARVPFHNNNPRDPTGSRVGIVSLLDTHEAYSPHGKSGLPVEPIDSRAWTLQEQVLPSRTLIYDSETLKYNCQTEAVSIGQALCGPSRVRLPRILACSISGQRSKELSPQEKWEARVAWLEIVASFTLRWHSHEGDKLPALTGVAEQFSRVTGDSYLAGLWKKSLVPDLLWRAVREKELDPKSSRPARYRAPSWSWASVNWGVYYDNATFMVDASKYRQMEVVDCWVSLAAVEAPFGEVTDGSLRIKAAVLREPFVREKAGRWELMVLNEDGKHSQIGNVHFDDIGPRTSGIVFVFLQWDEDWNGEGLVLEELSNGRFRRVGMVDAYQARWIYDLEVVVIEIV, encoded by the coding sequence ATGTATACATATGACACTTCCTATGAAGCCGTGCAAGGGGCCGTCAGGCGAGGATGCACTTGGTGTGGCGAACTCAACAGACTTATAAAGATGCTGGGATACCCTCCTGGGGGAACCACTGTCACCGTCTTCGTGGGCCTCGATAATGTGGACAACCATTCATGGACCCCACGGCAGAGTCAACTGGAAGTTCGGGTCGTAATCAATGGTAAAGGAATCACCAACTTGTATCACATCTACACTGTCGCAGGCGATCCAGCAGCCGTTCATTTTGCGGCCCGTGAACAAATTACAGACCTCTGTACCCCGGAGAGCTTCGCCTTAGCTCGGGAATGCATCGACAACTGCGTCAAGTTTCACGCAGACTGCCAAAGCCCCGATCTATTCACGCTGCTTCCAGACCGCGTCATCGATTGCTCAGATCCGTCAAACCCTAGACTCATTCTCACACATGGAACTCAGCCAGGCCTGTATATAACGCTGAGCTACGTCTGGGGCATTGACCAGCCTCTCAAACTCACCACTTCCAACATCGAAGAGATTGTCGGCCATGGGATACCCATCTCAAGCCTCCCACGAACCATCCGCGATGCCATATTCGTTACCCACTCTCTCAAGCACCGATACCTCTGGGTTGATGCTCTCTGCATCATCCAAGATTCCGACGCCGACAAGTTGAAACAAATTTGTCAAATGAGCCGCATCTACCGCGAGAGCTACCTCACCATCATAGCAGCCAGCGCAGCTACCTCAAGGGAAGGCTTCCTGAGGCAAACCCGGCGGCAGAGAAACCCATCAGCACGTGTACCcttccacaacaacaacccccgaGACCCAACAGGAAGCAGAGTAGGCATCGTCTCCCTTCTCGACACACACGAAGCATACTCCCCTCATGGGAAATCAGGCCTCCCCGTCGAACCAATCGACTCCCGCGCCTGGACGCTGCAAGAGCAGGTCCTCCCCTCGCGCACTCTGATCTACGACAGCGAGACCCTCAAATACAACTGCCAGACCGAAGCCGTCAGCATAGGCCAGGCGCTCTGCGGACCAAGCAGAGTGCGCCTTCCCCGGATCCTCGCTTGTTCAATATCAGGCCAACGATCCAAAGAGTTGTCGCCCCAAGAGAAATGGGAGGCGCGTGTTGCGTGGCTTGAAATCGTCGCTTCTTTCACACTGCGATGGCACTCTCACGAGGGGGACAAGCTGCCCGCTCTGACAGGCGTCGCAGAGCAGTTCTCCCGCGTGACTGGGGATTCCTACCTTGCAGGACTGTGGAAAAAGTCTTTGGTGCCTGACCTTCTTTGGAGGGCGGTCAGGGAGAAGGAACTCGACCCCAAGTCTTCGAGGCCGGCGAGATACCGTGCTCCGTCGTGGTCGTGGGCGAGCGTGAATTGGGGGGTATACTATGACAATGCTACGTTCATGGTGGATGCTTCAAAGTATAGGcagatggaggtggtggactgtTGGGTCAGCCTTGCAGCTGTGGAGGCGCCGTTCGGGGAGGTGACGGATGGTTCGTTACGCATTAAGGCGGCAGTTTTAAGAGAGCCTTTTGTGCGTGAAAAGGCCGGCAGATGGGAGCTTATGGTATTGAATGAAGACGGGAAGCACAGCCAGATTGGGAACGTTCATTTTGATGATATTGGGCCGAGAACGAGTGGgattgtttttgttttccttcAGTGGGACGAGGACTGGAATGGGGAGGGTCTAGTGCTTGAAGAGCTGTCTAACGGACGTTTCAGGAGGGTTGGCATGGTAGATGCTTACCAAGCGCGGTGGATATATGActtggaggttgtggtgattGAGATTGTTTAA